Sequence from the Nitrospirota bacterium genome:
CAGCTATATTCTGTTCAGAGGTACTACCCCCCCCACCCCCCTCCTTGATAAGGTGGGGCTTAAGAGGTTCATAAAATATCTCATCCATAACCTCTGAACCAAATCTTCTGCTCATCTCAAATCCAAAACCTATCTCCACCCCTTTAATGGCCTGAATGCTCATCAATGCATACGCAAGCCTTGCATCAAGGCGTCTGTCCCATTGGATATGACTGCCAAGGCCAACAGGCATACCAATTGCAAAGACCTCAAATATCCCTCCAAGAGAATTGCCATCTTTAATAGCTTCATCTATAAGCTTTATCATCTTTTTAGAAACAGATTGATCAGGACATCTAACAGGAGACTTCTCGGCTTTTTTAAAGATGTTCTGAAATTCTTCTCCACTGAAATTCTGACTTCTGACTTCCAACTTCTGACTTCCGATTTGTATAACATAGCTGCCTATCTTTATATTAAAAGTTGAAAGAAACTTCTTTGCTATTGCGCCAATAGCCACTCTCATAGCTGTCTCACGAGCACTTGACCTCTCAAGTATATTTCTTATGTCATCATGGCCGTATTTCATTACACCAGCAAGGTCAGCATGACCGGGTCGAGGATGCGTTATCTTCCCTAACTCTATGCTCTGCGCTCTATGCTCTGCGCTCATAACATCCTGCCAGTTTTTATAATCTTTATTCTCAATAAGAATGGCTATAGGAGAACCAAGGGTTCTGCCTGATCTAACACCAGAAAGGATTTCTGCATGGTCTGATTCTATCTTCATCCTCCCGCCACGGCCATATCCTCCCTGTCTTCTCTTGAGCTCGATGTCAATCTCCTCTGAAGAGATTGGAAGCCCTGCAGGGATTCCTTCAAAGATTCCTGTTAAAGCTTTACCATGAGATTCACCGGCGGTTATATGTCTAAGCCTAAACATATTTACAAATAATTTTTGACAGTATACCACAATTGCAGCATAATTTTTAGTTAACAGAAGGACTTGAAAATGTCATTGCGAGGGCTTTAGCACGAAGCAATCTCAAAGACAAGATTCCTCACTTCGCTCGGAATGACATTCTCAGAGTAAAAATAAATATTTTAAACTATTATAAACTAATTGACTATGAACATTAAAAGCATATCAGGTTATATTTTACTGCTGATAATTTCTATTATCGTATATTCATTAAGACCTGCAAATTTTCACTACTTAAATATATTGCCTCTGTTCATGATTCTCTACCCGGTATTTGTCAGGCATAGGATTAAAATTGCATTTTCATTAAAGGCTCTTTCCATCGGTCTTTGTGTTTCAGCTCTTATTTTAATCCCCTACTATTTTCTCTTTGGAGAAAGTGAAGGGAAGATTACTCTGTATGCAATCCTGTTTCAACTTATAGGGATTGCTTTACCTGAAGAATTCTTTTTCAGGGGATTTCTACAGGATTCAATGGGTAAGACCATTAAAGCGGTTATTTTCGTAAGTCTACTTTTTTCAATTGCACATCTTCCTAAAGCGATATTCTCTCATGAGTGGATATCACTCCTTAGCTTTTTCCCTTCGCTCGTTATGGGCTGGCTTTATATGAAAACAAATAATATCCTTCCAGGAACTATTTTCCACTTTCTGGCTAATGTGGTACAAAGCATAGTAACAATTCAGTGAAGCCGATAAAAAATTGACACTTTTCACTATTATGACACAGCCTCCAAACCAAATAATAACAGGGGATAGAGTATTTGAGCGGATTTTTTTGCCGATAGTCATACAGTATGTATATTAAAGAATCAAGAGGCAAAAACCTCGCAGGGCGATAGCCCGAGAATGAGCGCACATACTCTATCCCCTGTTATTATGCATCAACTTTGTGAATAATCCAGTCAGAACTGAGTTCGCTATGAATAATCAGGTATAATTGCAGCTACAGGGTTAAGCCTGAGTATATTCTTCGCAAGCTAAAGTTTGCGGCTACATTTCCGTCTATCTCTTCTGAACCTTATGATTATCCATACAGCTACCAATGGCATGAAGAGGAACAATGTATCTGCAATGGCGGTCTGATAGTTTTGAACCATGCCGACAGAACAACCACCGCCTCTGCCTCCATCGTCATTATCTGTAGTTGATTGAAAAGTTGTAGCGATTGCTTCTTCAGAGGGTAAAGATTCTCCTCCATTATTGTATGCTTTTATACGATAGAAATAAGTTGTTCCTGATGAAAGCCCACTGTCTGAATATGCAGTAATATTTGCTCCCACTGTTGCGATTACGTTATATGTTCCGCCTGAGCCTTTTTTACGCTCTATCCTGAAGCCTGATTCATTCAAAGAATTATCTGTCCATGCAAGGTCTATCTGACTGCCTGAAAATGGCGTTGCTATGAGGCCTGATGGAGCTGGCGGTATAATATAACCCATTGCATTGGAAGCATTCAGTCTACCGCCGGTCAATGTTATTCCGGCAAGACTTGAGACAGGGTCAACGCTTTTCAAAATGATATCTTTTATCTCTTTAAAGGATAACGATGGATTCACCGAGAGTATTAGCCCTGCAACACCTGAAACATATGGGGCTGCCATTGATGTGCCATCCCATCCGTGCGATTCATATGTATAATTACTTATGGATATTGATTCTCTTTCAATGAGAACTTCATCAATAAAAACCCCATTGGCACTGCCTAATGGACTGGATTCTAATCCAAATCCAAAATAAAAGCTATCGAGAATATCCACAATAGATGTAATAGCATCTGTAGAATATAGAATAAATTTCCCAAATGTATATCCATTTATACTGTCAAACCACTCCCAGTCTGTTCCGTCCAGCGAAAAATTGACATTGAGATAATCAAAAGTCAGGGGATTCACAAAACCCTTCCATTTGAATGACAGGGTATATAGATTATTCTTAACGGATGGGATTGCTGTCATATAGCCTGCCCAGGAGTTCGTATTCGGAAGATAAAACCCGCCAGGACTATCTTCAAGACTATTAGTTCCATTCACTCCAGTCTGTTCAGTAACTGCCCAGCTAGAATTTATTCCACCGCGTGCCCAACCCAGCAAAGGCAGTTCTCCTGAATCACTATCAAAATTCTCACTGTAAACTGCAACAGGCAGACCATAAACAAATTGGGGGATGGTGCTGTATATGCTTACTCCCGGAGCCCCCAGATCAACCGATTTTGCGCCATAGTTAGAAAAAGAGGCGATATTATCCCTGTCATCTGTTGCAGCAACTGAAATGATATTCGGGAGATTATAGCTTGCAGGATAGGTTGGTTCAATGTCATTATTATTTGCCTCATTCCCGGCTGCCGCTACAAATAGCACCCCTTTTCCCCTGGCATAATCTATAGCATCATAAAGCGCATTTGAATATTCATAACCTGCCCAGCTTGCATTTATGATGCGTGCTCCGTTGTCAGTAGCATAAACAATTGCATCTGCTGCATCCAAAGTATCACCGGTGCCACTCACTCCCAGGAAACGGATCGGCATAATCTTTACTGTCCATATTACTCCTGTGCTTCCAAGGCCATTATCCCCAGATGCCCCTATAATTCCAGCAACATGTGTCCCGTGTGAGTCTAAGTCAAGTGGATAACCGTCATTATCAATAAAATCCCATCCATAAATGTCATCAACATATCCATTACTGTCATCATCAACACCTGTTTTCCCACTATGCTCTGCTGTATTTGTCCAAATATTTCCTGTAAGATCAGGATGATTATAAGCAACACCTGAATCAATAACGGCTATAATAATATCTCTCGAACCATTTGTTACGTTCCATGCCTCTACAGCATCGATATCAGCATCTAACACTCCGCCGGTCTGCCCTGTATTGTTTAATCCCCAGATAAGTGGAAAACCTGGATCATTCGGTAAGGCAGTCGTTTTTATGATATAATTCGGCTCTGCATATTCAACATCAGTATCAACTCGATATTGGCTTATAAGAGCTTCAACAGTCATATTATCAGGGACCTTTAATTTATGAACACCTATTTTTTTTATCTCTCTTAATCGTGTAACTCCCGATGACTTAAGAAGTGTAGATATTTTTGCTGCACCTGCTGATTCCCTGAATTTCACGATTATTTCGCCCGGAACATAACCGGTCTTTATTTCAGGGTTGACTGTATAGCCCTGTCGATTAACCTTTTTAACTTCTGCCCCACCATCTGAGTTAACCGCTATGTTCAATTGCTCTTCTCCACTACATGAAATAAGATTCAGTGTTAAAACTAAAAATATTATGTACCTGACCATCTTTCCCACAATATATT
This genomic interval carries:
- a CDS encoding CPBP family intramembrane metalloprotease — protein: MILYPVFVRHRIKIAFSLKALSIGLCVSALILIPYYFLFGESEGKITLYAILFQLIGIALPEEFFFRGFLQDSMGKTIKAVIFVSLLFSIAHLPKAIFSHEWISLLSFFPSLVMGWLYMKTNNILPGTIFHFLANVVQSIVTIQ
- the aroC gene encoding chorismate synthase, which gives rise to MFRLRHITAGESHGKALTGIFEGIPAGLPISSEEIDIELKRRQGGYGRGGRMKIESDHAEILSGVRSGRTLGSPIAILIENKDYKNWQDVMSAEHRAQSIELGKITHPRPGHADLAGVMKYGHDDIRNILERSSARETAMRVAIGAIAKKFLSTFNIKIGSYVIQIGSQKLEVRSQNFSGEEFQNIFKKAEKSPVRCPDQSVSKKMIKLIDEAIKDGNSLGGIFEVFAIGMPVGLGSHIQWDRRLDARLAYALMSIQAIKGVEIGFGFEMSRRFGSEVMDEIFYEPLKPHLIKEGGGGGSTSEQNIAGFYRNTNFAGGIEGGMTNGMPVVLRAAMKPIPTQRKPLHSVDIKTKKQVKAVYERSDICAVPAAGVIGESMVALTLADAFLEKFGGDSMTETKRNYKSYLKYIKNY
- a CDS encoding S8 family serine peptidase, with amino-acid sequence MISIAEYIVGKMVRYIIFLVLTLNLISCSGEEQLNIAVNSDGGAEVKKVNRQGYTVNPEIKTGYVPGEIIVKFRESAGAAKISTLLKSSGVTRLREIKKIGVHKLKVPDNMTVEALISQYRVDTDVEYAEPNYIIKTTALPNDPGFPLIWGLNNTGQTGGVLDADIDAVEAWNVTNGSRDIIIAVIDSGVAYNHPDLTGNIWTNTAEHSGKTGVDDDSNGYVDDIYGWDFIDNDGYPLDLDSHGTHVAGIIGASGDNGLGSTGVIWTVKIMPIRFLGVSGTGDTLDAADAIVYATDNGARIINASWAGYEYSNALYDAIDYARGKGVLFVAAAGNEANNNDIEPTYPASYNLPNIISVAATDDRDNIASFSNYGAKSVDLGAPGVSIYSTIPQFVYGLPVAVYSENFDSDSGELPLLGWARGGINSSWAVTEQTGVNGTNSLEDSPGGFYLPNTNSWAGYMTAIPSVKNNLYTLSFKWKGFVNPLTFDYLNVNFSLDGTDWEWFDSINGYTFGKFILYSTDAITSIVDILDSFYFGFGLESSPLGSANGVFIDEVLIERESISISNYTYESHGWDGTSMAAPYVSGVAGLILSVNPSLSFKEIKDIILKSVDPVSSLAGITLTGGRLNASNAMGYIIPPAPSGLIATPFSGSQIDLAWTDNSLNESGFRIERKKGSGGTYNVIATVGANITAYSDSGLSSGTTYFYRIKAYNNGGESLPSEEAIATTFQSTTDNDDGGRGGGCSVGMVQNYQTAIADTLFLFMPLVAVWIIIRFRRDRRKCSRKL